In the genome of Ensifer adhaerens, one region contains:
- a CDS encoding UTP--GlnB (protein PII) uridylyltransferase, GlnD — protein sequence MDVRNPEHADLLDWKALKSQCDFIASRQAENAAATRTALLAAIKEANAKGRARAEELLMADGGGLACAMRISRLQDHIITILHDFALNHVFNASNTPEASRLGVAAVGGYGRGTLAPGSDIDLLFLLPAKKPAWVEPAIEFILYILWDMGLKVGHATRTVEECIRLSKTDMTIRTAILEARYICGQRALLSELETRFDNEVVRNSGPQFIAAKLAERDERHRKSGDTRYLVEPNVKEGKGGLRDLHTLFWISKYYYRVRDTEDLVKLGVLSRSEFRLFEKCDDFLWAVRCHMHFLTGKSEERLSFDIQPDIARRLDYHDRPGLTAVERFMKHYFWMAKNVGDLTRILCATLEEQQAKDAPGLTNVISRFANRPRKIAGSPQFLEDRGRIALSSPDVFKEDPVNLIRFFHVAEMKELEYHPDALSRITRSLSLIDNALRDNEAANAIFLSILTSHKNPAMTLRRMNEAGVLGRFLPEFGKIVSMMQFNMYHHYTVDEHLLRTVEVVASIEAGRDKDINPLAVSLFPSIEDRQVIYVAALLHDVAKGRPEDHSTAGAKVARKLCPRLGMSAKQTELVAWLIEEHLTMSMVAQTRDLNDRKTIMDFSERVQSLERLRLLLILTVADIRAVGPGVWNGWKGQLLRTLYYETELQLTGGFSEVSRKERAAAARQHLAEALEGWSQKDRKTYSKLHYEPYLLSVSLEDQVRHAGFIRDADKAGKALATMVRTRSFHSITEITVLAPDHPRLLAIITGACAAAGANIADANIFTTADGRALDTIMINREFKNDEDEIRRATSIGKLIEDVLAGQKRVPEVIATRHKGKKRNTAFTIAPGVTVSNTLSNKFTVLELECLDRPGLLYEITSVLSDLSLDIASAHITTFGEKVIDTFYVTDLVGQKITNENRQANITARVKAVLAEVEDEARSGMPSGIIAPPPIRGVKKTRSGT from the coding sequence ATGGATGTCCGCAATCCGGAACATGCCGATCTTCTCGACTGGAAGGCGCTGAAGTCGCAATGCGATTTCATCGCGAGCCGCCAGGCCGAGAACGCGGCCGCGACCCGCACCGCACTTCTGGCTGCCATCAAGGAAGCCAATGCCAAGGGCCGCGCGCGGGCCGAGGAACTATTGATGGCCGATGGCGGTGGGCTTGCCTGCGCCATGCGGATTTCCCGCCTGCAGGACCATATCATCACCATTCTGCACGACTTCGCGCTGAACCATGTCTTCAACGCGTCGAATACGCCCGAAGCCTCGCGGCTCGGTGTCGCCGCCGTCGGCGGTTATGGCCGCGGCACGCTGGCGCCGGGATCGGATATCGATCTTCTGTTCCTCCTGCCCGCCAAGAAGCCGGCCTGGGTGGAGCCGGCCATCGAATTCATCCTCTATATTCTCTGGGACATGGGGCTGAAGGTGGGCCATGCGACGCGCACGGTGGAAGAGTGCATCCGCCTCTCCAAGACCGACATGACGATCCGCACGGCCATCCTTGAGGCGCGTTATATCTGTGGCCAGCGGGCGCTGCTGTCGGAACTCGAAACCCGCTTCGATAACGAAGTGGTGCGCAATTCAGGCCCGCAATTCATTGCCGCCAAACTGGCCGAGCGCGACGAACGTCATCGCAAGAGCGGCGACACACGCTATCTGGTCGAGCCGAACGTGAAGGAAGGCAAGGGCGGGCTTCGCGACCTGCACACGCTGTTCTGGATTTCCAAATACTATTATCGCGTCCGCGACACCGAGGATCTGGTCAAGCTCGGCGTGCTTTCGCGCTCGGAATTCCGCCTGTTCGAGAAATGCGACGACTTTCTCTGGGCCGTGCGCTGCCACATGCACTTCCTGACGGGCAAAAGCGAGGAACGGCTATCCTTCGACATCCAGCCAGATATCGCCCGCCGTCTCGATTATCATGACCGCCCTGGCCTGACCGCCGTCGAGCGCTTCATGAAGCATTATTTCTGGATGGCGAAGAATGTCGGCGATCTGACGCGCATTCTCTGCGCGACGCTGGAAGAGCAGCAGGCGAAGGACGCGCCGGGCCTGACCAATGTCATCAGCCGCTTTGCCAACCGGCCACGCAAGATTGCCGGCTCACCGCAATTCCTCGAGGATCGCGGCCGCATCGCGCTCTCGAGCCCCGATGTCTTCAAGGAAGATCCAGTCAACCTCATCCGCTTCTTCCATGTGGCGGAAATGAAGGAGCTGGAATACCATCCGGATGCGCTGAGCCGCATCACTCGTTCGCTGTCGCTGATCGACAACGCGTTGCGCGACAACGAGGCAGCCAACGCGATTTTCCTGTCGATCCTGACCTCGCACAAGAATCCGGCCATGACGCTCAGGCGCATGAACGAGGCCGGCGTGCTTGGTCGTTTCCTGCCGGAATTCGGCAAGATCGTCTCGATGATGCAGTTCAACATGTATCACCACTACACGGTGGACGAGCATCTGCTGCGGACGGTCGAGGTCGTCGCCTCCATCGAGGCGGGGCGCGACAAGGACATCAATCCGCTCGCGGTGTCGCTCTTTCCGTCGATCGAGGATCGTCAGGTCATCTACGTGGCGGCGCTGCTCCACGACGTTGCCAAGGGCCGGCCAGAAGATCATTCGACCGCCGGCGCCAAGGTGGCCCGCAAGCTCTGCCCACGCCTCGGCATGTCTGCCAAGCAGACGGAACTCGTCGCCTGGCTGATCGAAGAGCATCTCACCATGTCCATGGTCGCACAGACCCGCGACCTCAACGACCGCAAGACGATCATGGACTTTTCCGAGCGCGTCCAGTCGCTGGAGCGCCTGCGTCTGCTGCTCATCCTCACGGTCGCCGATATCCGCGCCGTGGGCCCTGGCGTCTGGAACGGCTGGAAGGGCCAGTTGCTGCGCACGCTCTACTATGAGACAGAGCTGCAGTTGACCGGCGGCTTTTCCGAAGTTTCGCGCAAGGAGCGCGCGGCCGCAGCCCGGCAGCATTTGGCCGAAGCTCTGGAGGGATGGAGCCAGAAGGACCGCAAGACCTATTCCAAGCTCCATTACGAGCCCTACCTGCTCAGCGTTTCGCTGGAAGACCAGGTCCGCCATGCCGGCTTCATCCGCGACGCCGACAAGGCCGGAAAGGCGCTGGCGACCATGGTGCGCACGCGCTCCTTCCATTCGATCACCGAGATCACGGTGCTGGCGCCCGACCATCCGCGCCTGCTTGCCATCATCACCGGCGCCTGCGCGGCGGCCGGCGCCAATATCGCCGATGCCAACATCTTCACAACGGCCGACGGTCGCGCGCTCGACACGATCATGATCAACCGCGAGTTCAAGAACGACGAGGATGAAATCCGTCGTGCCACCTCGATTGGCAAACTGATCGAGGATGTGCTCGCCGGCCAGAAGCGCGTGCCTGAAGTCATCGCCACCCGTCACAAGGGCAAGAAGCGCAACACGGCCTTCACCATCGCTCCGGGCGTGACCGTGTCGAATACGCTTTCCAACAAGTTCACCGTGCTAGAACTCGAATGCCTCGACCGTCCCGGCCTGCTTTACGAAATCACCTCGGTTCTTTCCGATCTCTCGCTGGACATCGCCTCCGCCCACATCACGACATTCGGTGAGAAGGTCATCGACACCTTCTACGTGACGGACCTCGTGGGACAGAAGATTACCAATGAGAACCGTCAGGCCAATATCACGGCGCGCGTGAAGGCGGTGCTGGCCGAGGTCGAGGACGAAGCACGCAGCGGCATGCCGTCCGGCATCATTGCTCCGCCGCCAATCCGCGGCGTGAAGAAGACGAGATCAGGCACATGA
- a CDS encoding putative peptidoglycan lipid II flippase: MSLFKKFVTVGGGTLGSRLMGFARETLMAAALGTGPMAEAFYAAFKLPNLFRRLFAEGAFNAAFVPLFAKEIEAGGIDGAKRFSEEVFGVLFTVLLALTVVMELSMPLLMRTIIAPGFEGDKYDVTVRLAVIMFPYLACMSLTAMLSGMLNSLHHYLAAAIAPIFFNVAMIGALAYGLWIKADAVSIAYYLSYAVLVAGILQMLVLYIGVRFAGMSIAFRRPHMTPNVKRLLLLALPAAVTGGVTQINLIIGQAVASMKDGAIASLQYADRIYQLPLGVVGVAVGVVLLPELARALKSGHMVEAESLQNRSIEFVLFLTLPAAAGIFVLSDEIIRLVYERGAFHPEATATVAAVLTLFGLGLPGFVLNKALTPGFFAREDTKTPMRFTMISVFINSALAISLFPFFAERGIAAAESIAGWLSTIMLFVALRRRGHLNIERALVSRAIRMAIASVIMAIAAHYMAVHFSAYLHSGSPALTQAAVLLPIVFVSFALYLIIVFAIGGADIGMIRRNMKRRGKAAPAIPEDPA, encoded by the coding sequence ATGAGCCTTTTCAAGAAGTTCGTCACCGTGGGCGGCGGGACGCTGGGCAGCCGCCTGATGGGCTTTGCCCGCGAAACCCTGATGGCGGCAGCACTCGGCACCGGCCCGATGGCCGAAGCCTTCTACGCCGCCTTCAAGCTGCCCAACCTCTTCCGCCGGCTCTTTGCCGAGGGCGCGTTCAACGCGGCCTTCGTGCCGCTCTTCGCCAAGGAAATCGAGGCGGGCGGCATCGACGGGGCAAAACGCTTTTCGGAAGAGGTCTTCGGCGTTCTCTTCACCGTCCTCCTGGCCCTGACGGTGGTGATGGAGCTTTCCATGCCGCTCCTCATGCGCACGATCATCGCGCCCGGCTTCGAGGGCGACAAGTATGACGTGACCGTGCGGCTCGCCGTCATCATGTTCCCCTATCTCGCCTGCATGTCGCTGACCGCCATGCTGTCGGGCATGCTGAATTCCCTGCATCACTATCTGGCCGCGGCCATCGCGCCCATCTTCTTCAACGTCGCCATGATCGGGGCCTTGGCCTACGGCCTCTGGATCAAGGCCGATGCGGTCTCCATCGCCTACTACTTGTCCTATGCCGTGCTGGTCGCAGGCATTCTGCAGATGCTTGTGCTCTATATCGGGGTACGCTTCGCAGGTATGTCGATCGCTTTCCGACGGCCCCATATGACGCCGAACGTGAAGCGCCTGCTGCTGCTTGCGCTGCCGGCAGCCGTCACTGGCGGCGTCACCCAAATCAACCTGATCATCGGCCAGGCCGTCGCCTCGATGAAGGACGGCGCGATCGCATCGCTGCAATATGCCGACCGCATCTACCAGCTGCCCCTTGGCGTCGTCGGCGTCGCCGTGGGCGTCGTGCTTCTGCCGGAGCTTGCCCGTGCGCTGAAAAGCGGTCACATGGTCGAGGCCGAAAGCCTGCAGAACCGGTCCATCGAGTTCGTGCTGTTTCTGACCTTGCCCGCGGCGGCAGGCATATTTGTTCTGTCCGACGAGATCATCCGTCTGGTTTACGAACGCGGTGCGTTCCATCCGGAGGCGACGGCGACAGTTGCGGCGGTGCTGACGCTCTTCGGTCTCGGCCTGCCCGGCTTCGTACTCAACAAGGCACTGACTCCGGGCTTCTTCGCACGCGAGGACACGAAGACGCCAATGCGGTTCACGATGATCTCGGTCTTCATCAACAGCGCCTTGGCCATTTCGCTTTTCCCGTTCTTTGCCGAACGCGGCATTGCGGCAGCCGAATCGATTGCCGGCTGGCTTTCGACCATCATGCTGTTCGTTGCACTTCGCCGCCGTGGCCATCTGAACATCGAGCGGGCGCTCGTCAGCCGCGCGATCCGCATGGCCATCGCATCGGTGATCATGGCGATTGCAGCGCATTACATGGCCGTGCATTTTTCGGCCTACCTGCATTCGGGAAGCCCTGCCCTGACGCAGGCCGCCGTGCTGCTGCCGATCGTCTTCGTATCCTTCGCGCTCTACCTGATTATCGTCTTTGCCATCGGTGGGGCAGATATCGGCATGATCCGCCGCAACATGAAGCGGCGCGGCAAGGCGGCCCCTGCAATTCCCGAGGACCCGGCTTGA